Genomic window (Phalacrocorax carbo chromosome 11, bPhaCar2.1, whole genome shotgun sequence):
CAGGCTGACTAGTACTAAAAATACCAGTAGGAACAGAGGAGTACAGGCTCACCAGCTACAATCTGTTTCCCTGCCTCTCATGCCCTGGCTAGTCAACTGGAATCCCTAGGATATTTGCAGTACAAGGTAAAGAGCTAGTTAACATGAGCGCAACTTCAACctgtctttaaaagaaaactgttagAGGATCAGAGAATGTTATGGGTGAACAACTGAAAATACACAATTATCAGAAATGTTGCTTACTACTGGCACATTATTAGTACTGCTTcgaaggaaaaaaagaattacatgcAGGTGCTTCAGTCTTCTTTGTATGTTTTGTGATATATAAAATTACCTTTGGACAAAATAGTAAGAGGAACGGAGGAGAGGATGCCAGCTCAGGTAAGCAAGGGTTTGGTAAATTGGAACTTAGTGCCTTTAATACTGAGGAAAAGCGTGCACCCCGCACAGGCTGAGCTGAGTGATGGGGCAGGTGCTCCTGGGTACAAACACACTCTGTAACTGTAAGCACAAACTGTGTTTGAGGGTGTGCAGATCAGGTTCAGCTGCAGTATAGCTACACTATTCACtggttttacaaaaatattagcAGTCTGCTGGTAACAGACAATTGGAGGAACTCAGTGCTGCCCGCTACAGACTCCTCAGATTAGcacttattaaaaattaataaaatggtttattttatatatacatatgttcCAAAAAATTTATACAGTTAAAATATCAAATTAGTGATCTGGTAACAATACTGttcaaaataatctcttttGTATGAACATTAAAATACACGTTTTTAAAAGCGTTTCCTTTTAGTGCTTCCAAAGCACAGCGTGTGCCAAGGCCACCTGAAGAATCTCCGTCCTCCTCACAGGATGAAAGAGAACTGAAGTCGGGGACCTGGGAAGCCTCAGGTGCACTTTCATAATGTCTGcagacaaaacagaagagagTCTGAGGTAGATTGTTTAGTGACCATCGGGTGGTAACAGTCACAGGGCTGTCTTTAGCTTTCATTAACACAATAGCAGTTTCTTTACTCTCAATCTACACTGAATCTCAAGTTTAAAGGCATGGCTAGCAGTTCTTGGGAACAAGACCCTTGTCTCTGTGGTGGCAACATGCAATTTTACCAGTGCAGGTGTTtctgggagggtttttttttgggaaCACACGGGCTCTCTCCACGATGCAGACAGTGTGTGCATTTGACAGTGCCCCATTTTAGTGCAACCTGCTGCCTATAGCACGTAAATGTCTAATGACAGCGTTCAAATGAGTAAATTCTCATCACCTGCAGGAGGGGCAGCAATGGTTATTTTCTTCAGCCTGTTGAGCAAATAGCACCCTCcacaggaaaaaagccacaccTTTCATAGCAAATCCTTAAGGTTATAGCCCAGCTTCTGCCGATAGAGGTTCTTAAAGTTAAAGCTCCACTGCTTCTTCTCAGACTGTGAAAGTAAAATCACTTGACTGCCAAGATGGTGAGGGCAGCAGCTACATCCTCTTCCACTCTTCTGCGGCACAGCAAACTCATTCCTGGTCCATATTCGTCTGGCCGGTACATTATTATCTACTGTTGACATGATTAACTCTGTTGGGTAGGCTGTTGAACTCTAGTTCCTCTAGTATTCTCTCTAAGTGTTGTATTAAGACCCGTTTTTTAAACCTATGGAAAAGAGGGAgagcaatttcatttttttcttccaaaaccagTTTAACAATGCAAGACCATTCAGCCATGACAAATCATATTACCAGAGGCTCTCTGTTTCCACTGTGGAAGAGCTTTCCTTATTTCTGGCATTAAAATGGCCAGAAAATTTAATACAGCCGCCCTTCCCCAACCCATCCAAAATTTTCCGTCAGTCTCCAATAATAACCCATCTCTCTATTTCATATTTATACTTGAAGTAAACACCATTTACTCCATAAAAATATAATGGTAGTTTGACCACTAAAACAACTACAATAATTGAAATAtgtcaaaaaggaaaacagaaaatactagTACTGGAAAAGTTTATGATTTACTATCATGACCTAAATGAACATTTAATTTATGACTCCAAGTCATCTGTATCTATACAAACCTGGCTGCTTCCTTGATAGCAAATTCAATGAAATACTTCTGAATTTCCATAGGTCCTTGCACCTCctcaagaagagagaaaattttttcataatctaaaaaaaaaaaagataaaaatccaactatatattaaaaataagccttgcaaatgcattttagaTAAAGCTTAAcagccaaaagaaaaaccaaagcccAGAGATTCACACTTCCGTGTATGGCAATACAAGTAAGACAAGAAAAAAGCCTGCCTTAGCTTTATGCACAGAAAGCAGGTGATACCAATAATCTGAAGAGATACTGATGATCTGGTATTCACAATTGCACTAAGGAATTAGGTTCTTGTTAAAATAAGCAGCTAGAAACATCTGCCCTCAGAAAATGCAGGCTAGGTAGAGAAGCCTCCTACCTCCGTGAACACAGTGCCATCATTAGCAGTTAATATGCATGCAGGGCCACCAAGCCCTGTTTTAACCTAGAGTTGACATTTCTGAAAGTAGAGGTTAAGATTAATTCTCTTAGAAGGACTAATTATCAATGCTTAGTGTGAGCACAATTAATATGACTGTCTTACTGATACAAAGTAAATATATCCACTGCAAAAGAATGAACTGGATACATTAAACTAGACACAAATTAAAAGAGCATTGTTTCACTATTTTCCATAGCTGAACCAGTATGAAGATATTTATGGTGCTGGGACTAAGAGCCTGCTCAGAGTgactgcagcaggcacagagaGGATATGTGGTCAGAACTGTGAATATATGCACGTATTCAACCCACTACTATTTAGATTCTTTGATGCCTGCCCGAACTCTGCAGCAAGACAGGTGATTCGAACTGAACATAATACTATTTTGCTCTACATCACCATTTACTAGACCTGAATTTGGTATAAGACGAGTCCACTTTGCAAAACAGGAAGCAAAGACATACCCAAGTAGgaggttttaaaacattttaaaaataaaatacagatgcAGCGTAAAAATGGCTCCATCTCTCAACAGCCTGAGCCTGCCACAATGATTATATGTCTcaacaaaacacaaagtttTGGGAAAGCAACGCAAgattagaaaaacagaagttaagAATATTCCATTATACTAATTACTGGCACCTCACAatgtattagaaaaatattcagtagtTTAATTTGTAGAAATAATTCACTCAGACATAGACCATGTTAGGGATATCCgccatttaagaaaaaaatgaaagattaagCCTATGACAAATCCTACAGCATATATACTGGTTGGAGtttcaggttttggttttggtccTGCATTCAAGTACAGGCAAAACATGTAACAAGCTGGGGAGGCAAGTTACTTTTCCTCACAACCTTATAGATTTTGGGGAGTTATCAAAActtatagaaaaaaagaataaatttttagCCTTCAGTTCTTAAGAGTTTGCAACAGCGTTCCATCACTAATCACACTGTCtcaccaaattaaaaaatatcacttCACTGTTAAGATTCCCTTTCAAACACATTCCAAGATGCACCCTTGTAGCTGCATACGCCTTTGCCCTCCAAAGGACGTTTTGAAGGACACAGAGCAACAAAGTACACTGTGCGTATGCAAGGAGCAGCGCAGCACAAGACAAAATCAGTCCAGTCTCACTAGATCAtcagtaacaaaaccaaaacctctgAAAGGTGCTTTCACAGAGTACCTCCTATAACAGTTAACCTATCTGCAAGGGCAAACAAGGTCACTTGGCACTCaacttcccagcactgctgtcTAAACTTTGGCTCACCCACCCAGCATATAAGAACTTATCTTCCTTTTGTAACCTTCCATTGCTCATATGCAAGCCATCAGAAATGATTCAAAATCTAAAGTTGCGTCTTGAAAATAGCTCcttatttcaaggaaaaaagtcttctcTCTAGCACCATGTATAATATACCACtaataaaaaaccccccacaactTACTTCTTCCAGGTTTGCGAACCTCTTTCATCACTTTAATTTTGATATCAGCATTGTTTCCCTCCAACATCGTAGgtgttattttaaatgaatttggCACAGATTCGGAAGTAGACTCCATCACCCGTTTTTGGTCATCTCCAGTCACGCTGTAATTTAGAGGCCCTCGAACAAGTGCGTTCGTACCAGGTTTATGATCCAACCCATCTTCACTTAAACAATTGAATTCAACAGGTAGAGAGTCTAAGTCATTGGGTAACATTTCATcctctcccagagcagctggaaCCGAAGGAGCCATCTGCACAGGTAAGCCATCAATTTGCTTTTCCAGTGACTGacaattttctgctttcttctctccatTGCCATCTTGGACAACACTGTTATTGGTatctacaaattaaaaatatgtatcttaCTAGCACATAACTGCAgtatcaaaaaacccaaaaggaaaCAGATCTGTATCCTTTCTTGTTTGAAGTACTGTGTAGTGATCTGACAGTGCTGAACAACTCCCCAGTATACTTTTATTCAACCTCTGATGTGACCAAGAGAACACCTCCCTTTGGACTGTTACCATCTCTTATCACTATCATGAAACCACCATTTTCTGTATTCTTATTGCAATGTTATGACTTCTAAGTAAActaatgttttccttccttcccccaatTCTACCTAATTCCAGAGTTTTCTACTGACTACATTTGCTGCAACAGGTGGGTAAGAAAATCAGTATTTGtgggaaatgaaaatgtaactgTATTTTAACTTTCCTTTCCCACCACAGAATATACAAATGAGGACTAAAAGCTGATCTGAAATCCTCGCTACCTCCAAACCACTTTGGCAAAAGGTTTcagtgtttttggttttgttttttttttaaaaaaaaaaacacagttcaaaattatttattccagACTTCATTAGCTATAGCAGCAGCCTGTTTTATCTAGGCcaacaaaagaaacacagtCCTAATTAACACTAAAGCATACATCATACATGCTGATACGCACTTTTGAATCAACTCAGAAAGCACAAAGAGAgttggctggggtttttttggttgggggggagggggtgttttagtttggggttttgtggttggttgtttgttttaaacacacAGATATTCCCATCTGTGACCAAGCAGGCTGCTTTACTACAACTCAGTATACCTTTATTTGCTGGGATGCCTTTGAGGTTCAGATACGACGGGGATCCAGAAGCAGACGGTGGCCCCTTCCCACCAACATGATTCGTTACAACGGGTGGTGACTGTGGCCGTCTCAACAGTGGTGACATGCTACGCCTTCTCTTTAGTGATGCTGGAGTATTGGGTTCTCCAGGTCGCTTAATCTTATTCTGAGGCCCAGCGACAAATTCATCTGCTTCATCTATCATCATaccctaaaaagaaaaaaaatattgtttttaaaaaccagtGCAAAATAGAAATTGTTTCATCAATTCATTGATGGAGTAAGTCCCTCTGCATTAAAATTCAGGTGGCTTCCAAAACGCTTTACAGCTCTCAGAACAGACATCTAATGTACACTGTAACCAGAGGCAGGCCAATGCCACTCTGTAATTCCACATGACTCTTTATACATTTCTCTTGGACCACGTGGAAGACACCACTCCTTCCTCCATATGACAGAAGAGCTACACAGCTCAGCAACATACTGCAGCTGTTGGAGAGGAATTCtactcaaaaattatttcaaatcatGTTAAATATAAAGATACAGCAGATAGAGTTGTTCTTCCTACCTTCTTATCCTGTTTAAATGGATTGCCAAATGTATGTAGTCTTTTTGGTTGATCTGGGTCAATCTCTCGAAGGGGTGAAGGCATCATTTTCAGATATTCCTGGTAGTTTCCCATTTGAGCAACAGGAACACTATGAAGGCAGTCTGCAACAGAACAAGAGATCTTAATTTAATCTACCTTAAAACTAAGGTAATACAAACTTTACACACTTCCATTGCAAGTGTTAGCATTTAAGAATTAGAAATTACTATTTCTTTTCACTACGGAGCAAGAGCTGAAGACTACAATTTTGGAAATAAGGCTGGCAAGAGCTGAACTTAATTGgcagaagaagaatgaaaaataagcaaGTTTAATCTCTATGCTAATAACTGCATCTTTAGATGACCAACACCTAACAAGGGTAAAACAAAGTAAGTCCCTCACTGCTTTAAGCCACCATCACTATAAAAAACATGTCTGTCTACTGAACCTTATTGTACAGGAAAGCTCTCCCATGaaactcattttttaaattcaaagcaAGCATGATATCTTGCATGACAGAAGGCAAtgatttccttctttccccttcagaatcAAGAAAAGGACACTGACTGACTCAGCAAATGATGGCATGTCCAACTTCTGCTCCCTCACCTGGGACAGAAAACACTACCtcagggaattaaaaaaaataataactaatCTCCAAACTGTTAATGAAGAATGGTGGCTACTTACCTTCATCCTGCCCCAAGATAAGCCTGTGTGTTTTCAGAAGATTGGTTCTCATTCTAGTTAGCTGGTCTAGAAGACTGCGACGAGGAATATCATATGCATTTCTGAATGCCTGTGGCTTCAAATCCTAGTTTTATAACAAAATAACTTTCAGTTAATCCATCAGTTCTCATGCACAGAGAAATTCCTCTATGAACTGTAATAATGCTAACTATTACAAAAAGTATTCTGAAGTAACTTCAGAGCTTCATAACCAGATATAGCAAACTCAATGACTGTCTTCAACAAGAACTTATTCAGCATTAGTGCTTTCAGCTCCATTAAAACTAAGCATGTTAATTCCTGGATGAACAACAATAGCTGTCTTTTGCAGAGATTGCaacttaaaatacagtaatCTTTGTTTATTACCAAGGGATTTTCAAACAGTGTTccaaaagcaagtgcaaaaaGTTGCGTTTATTCTTCTCATTATTTATGCCTATGCTGCATTCTTCACAATTCAGTGAAAGTACTTACTTCCTTCTTCTACACTAAGTCCATAGAAGTTACCCATTTAAAACAGATGATTAATCATGCAAGATCACTACGCTGTTTACCTTGTTTAAAAGTCCTATGTGGAAGCCAGCAAATTCTTTAACATTCATTTCCGCCAGTCTCAGTGGAGATTCCCCAGTGATCCCTTGCAGCAGTTGCTTAAAATCCCTACTGTGTACCAAGGAGAGGCCACTGGAgtgatttttcacttttattccAATTTCTTGTGGAACTTTCTTACCCACTGAACCTATTATCCGTTCCGACTCTATTTTTGTCTAAAATGGAATCACACCATGAGTTGAAGAATCAGCAGGCATTGCAGATTTCCAGTATAAAACACATAATACCTTAAGAGAATAAAACTATAGATTTACTTCCCAACTACTCAACAAACGGGAGAACTACCTACCCAGGGAGATATTGGATTACATGGATTAGATCTCAAGTAGCAAGAAATCCTAATGTGCTAGCATATGGAAAAATAGCCAGTGTATCTAAATTTATAAGCCAGTAGGAGGTCTGTGAATATCCCTGATTTTGCTGCAAGTCTTGTGACTTTCTTTTGTGTCCCTGAAGAATCATCtttaaaggcaaagaaaaaaaaaataacggAAGGGGGGAATACCTTAGGTTACTGTAAAGTTGTATCTTAAACAGTATTAGTCAGATACAGTAACATATTCcagatttcatttttgaaaCAACCTATGAACTAAGGTTTGCACTATATGTTTGCAACAAGgtaagggagaaaaataatttttaaaatttgcttaatcagtaatttctaaaaacatatTACTTCTCCATTTAGCACAGATTTCTTATTATAGCTACAGATAATTTTActttataaattaataatttaattaattttaattaataatttaattaattaaataaatttaataattaaGCTTTAACTGTATTCAAAGTAAGACCCACTTGCAATACCTCCAAAAAtccccaacaaaccaaaaccccaaaacccacagtGATCGCAACCCACTTCCCCCAGATCTCATCCTCTGCAGGGTTTACTTCATATCTGCAGGAAACTCTGAATTTAAGGacagcaggagcacagcagaATTCTGCAATTGCTTCTCCCTATACAGGAGCTTTTAATGCATCCAACACACTTAAACTGTTTCATGTGCTGAGAACGTCTGTGAAAACCACAGTAGCCATCTCAAGCCATTCCAACTCCATATTGCAGATAAATAATACAAATTTGCATACCAAAATACCACAGGAATTTTTATGTCTAATAGATGCTCAGTCATTCACAAGCTTTTACAATGTATTTTGTGCATTCTTTAAGGCGGaggattttttctttgtaattttaaagGCTGCACTGCTTCCCCACTGACTTCTAGATATTAAACTACTGTTACAAGAACCATTTGTGCTAAGGAGGCATGGCTTTCAGACAGT
Coding sequences:
- the LOC104045754 gene encoding integrator complex subunit 6-like isoform X2; amino-acid sequence: MPILLFLIDTSASMNQRAYLGTSYLDIAKGAVEIFMKLRARDPASRGDRYMLVTFDEPPYCIKAGWKENHATFMNELKNLQASGLTTLGQALRSSFDLLNLNRLVSGIDNYGQGRNPFFLEPSILITITDGNKLTNTAGVQEELHLPLNSPLPGSELTKEPFRWDQRLFALVLRLPGAASAEPEQLGSVPTDESAITQMCEVTGGRSYCVRTQRMLNQCLESLVQKVQSGVVINFEKSGPDPAPIGEDGLVDSSRPINSFASQPWHSCHKLIYVRPNPKTGVPVGHWPIPESFWPDQNSPTLPPRTAHPVVRFSCVDCEPMVIDKLPFDKYELEPSPLTQYILERKSPHTCWQVFVSSSGKYSELGHPFGYLKASTTLTCVNLFVMPYNYPVLLPLLDDLFKVHKLKPNLKWRQAFDNYLKTMPPYYLLTKIESERIIGSVGKKVPQEIGIKVKNHSSGLSLVHSRDFKQLLQGITGESPLRLAEMNVKEFAGFHIGLLNKDLKPQAFRNAYDIPRRSLLDQLTRMRTNLLKTHRLILGQDEDCLHSVPVAQMGNYQEYLKMMPSPLREIDPDQPKRLHTFGNPFKQDKKGMMIDEADEFVAGPQNKIKRPGEPNTPASLKRRRSMSPLLRRPQSPPVVTNHVGGKGPPSASGSPSYLNLKGIPANKDTNNSVVQDGNGEKKAENCQSLEKQIDGLPVQMAPSVPAALGEDEMLPNDLDSLPVEFNCLSEDGLDHKPGTNALVRGPLNYSVTGDDQKRVMESTSESVPNSFKITPTMLEGNNADIKIKVMKEVRKPGRNYEKIFSLLEEVQGPMEIQKYFIEFAIKEAARFKKRVLIQHLERILEELEFNSLPNRVNHVNSR